Proteins found in one Subtercola endophyticus genomic segment:
- a CDS encoding META domain-containing protein — protein sequence MSTLRALALTLLGAAALAVSVTACSSPAAPAPDAPQYTPASTTTLAGHWIVSDSYNSPDQPFLTFEHDGTWTGSDGCNNAIGTWSMDSAGALTTTSGPMTRIYCDGAPLPMYLIDAVSARYDGTNLTLIDHDGKELVSLHHPASTETPVPQGTDDVTGLWTGIENGRQRLLQLTMNDDGTVKGNDGCNDFTSTWRFAEDGSVSFSKLAITSRTCDGVVTWLSGAASAVLDGTTMVIRSQYGAQLGTLTYHGPA from the coding sequence GTGTCAACGCTGCGAGCGCTCGCCCTTACCCTGTTGGGTGCTGCAGCGCTCGCTGTCTCGGTGACGGCGTGTTCGTCGCCTGCTGCTCCGGCTCCGGATGCTCCGCAGTACACCCCCGCGTCGACCACCACGCTCGCCGGGCACTGGATCGTGAGCGACAGCTACAACTCTCCCGACCAGCCGTTTCTCACCTTCGAGCACGACGGCACCTGGACGGGCTCCGACGGCTGCAACAACGCCATCGGCACCTGGTCGATGGACTCGGCCGGCGCCCTCACCACCACGTCGGGCCCCATGACGCGCATCTACTGCGACGGTGCGCCGCTGCCGATGTACCTCATCGACGCTGTATCGGCGCGGTACGACGGCACGAACCTCACGTTGATCGACCACGACGGTAAAGAGCTCGTGTCGCTGCACCACCCCGCCTCGACCGAGACTCCGGTGCCGCAGGGAACCGACGACGTCACGGGACTCTGGACCGGAATCGAGAACGGGCGCCAGCGCCTGCTGCAGCTCACGATGAACGACGACGGAACCGTCAAGGGCAACGACGGCTGCAACGACTTCACCAGTACCTGGCGGTTCGCTGAAGACGGCTCGGTGTCGTTCTCGAAACTCGCCATCACGTCACGCACGTGCGACGGAGTGGTGACGTGGTTGAGCGGTGCGGCATCCGCAGTTCTCGACGGCACGACCATGGTGATTCGGTCGCAGTACGGCGCCCAGCTGGGCACGTTGACATATCACGGGCCCGCGTAG
- a CDS encoding aggregation-promoting factor C-terminal-like domain-containing protein has protein sequence MGLLNGTVRRRVVQTAAVVAAFGLAGTLALPIANAASFTSSSPVQKPMAAGQAYESYGTGAILAQRDTYTATDPAVLAAKKAAEQAAAAAAAAAAAAAKTAAQAASSSSSSSSSYSPPAAATPNPGSAQAIAQQMLSDRGMGSDQFSCLVSLWNRESGWRVNAYNASSGAQGIPQALPGSKMAAFGSDWETNPATQIAWGLSYITGRYGTPCGAWSHSESSGWY, from the coding sequence ATGGGTTTGCTGAACGGAACAGTGCGTCGTCGCGTCGTGCAAACCGCAGCCGTCGTCGCCGCATTCGGTCTCGCCGGTACGCTCGCCCTCCCGATCGCGAATGCTGCCAGTTTCACCAGCAGCTCCCCCGTTCAAAAGCCCATGGCCGCGGGCCAGGCTTACGAGTCGTACGGCACGGGCGCGATTCTCGCTCAGCGTGACACGTATACGGCAACCGACCCGGCTGTTCTGGCCGCGAAGAAGGCCGCCGAGCAGGCCGCCGCGGCCGCTGCCGCAGCTGCTGCCGCCGCAGCCAAGACCGCCGCACAGGCTGCTTCGTCATCCTCGTCTTCGTCATCGTCGTATTCGCCGCCTGCAGCGGCCACGCCGAACCCCGGATCCGCGCAGGCCATCGCGCAGCAGATGCTCTCCGACCGCGGAATGGGCTCCGACCAGTTCTCGTGCCTCGTGTCTCTCTGGAACCGCGAGTCGGGCTGGCGCGTCAACGCGTACAACGCCTCGTCGGGGGCTCAGGGCATCCCGCAGGCGCTGCCGGGCAGCAAGATGGCGGCGTTCGGTTCCGACTGGGAGACCAACCCTGCCACGCAGATCGCTTGGGGCCTCAGCTACATCACCGGTCGCTACGGCACCCCCTGTGGCGCCTGGTCGCACAGCGAGTCGAGCGGCTGGTACTAG
- a CDS encoding sigma-70 family RNA polymerase sigma factor produces MTDRSASGAFGADRADRAAGDEAAAGRFTNGVALQSDLQLVELARDGDRPAFAELWRRHSDAGRAFARGFSSYDADDLVVESFARILEAVRRGGGPTSGFRPYLLTTIRNVARSWARSDNTYTSPDLDELADPASEDDATLKALNAGLTARAFESLPSRWQEALWYSEVENLKPREMASIFGMTANSVSALLVRAREGLRQAWIQTHLAAPLNDECKNAIEQFGAYTRDMLPAGKRALVDEHVSGCPSCTIVLEEANQVGSRLALVLLPLVVGVGGAGGYLAWIQAGHPAAAVALAWPGAVAGAGGGVGAGGASGGSVGAGVGNSGAVGSGATPSLGAVAGGNVTSSGGSGAASGGTGGFAGAPATVPATVVPSAAITPAAFGGRVARRVASRVASRAARTPRPTILVAASVVALTALVATSAIALSQSTPATQAAAADSISQNSALDAPALAVPDARFGAPGTTPSPAAGPIATSPSDAPAAALTGTDSPAGVDAAGPSSGTASSGTTSSGTASGTGSTALSGSGSSTSTGGSSQSGSGADSGTTPPIASPTPSASVPPATPTPTPSPSQSPLEPILPTPTPTPTPSATPSPTPTATSTPTPTATSTPTPTPSPSTTPTPTPTPTPTSTPTPTPTPTPTPTPTPTPTPTPTPTPTPTPTPTPTPTPTPTPTPAPVAVPTYSIDADPTGELFPLLSGSDAAPGATISILDAAGTTVATAVADSSGAWNVSDFDGLAVGQSSIRILQSVDGVSSQPSPASTFVLTTPPTLDNPTAGCTVDGTRFTIALTGQPGATVQRIFNGAVRSDPMPLDSSGAYSSLFTAPAGPATLGMRYWDPSTDRHGPTRVTSFTVG; encoded by the coding sequence GTGACCGATCGCAGTGCATCCGGTGCATTCGGTGCCGACCGCGCCGACCGCGCCGCGGGCGACGAAGCGGCGGCCGGGCGCTTCACGAATGGCGTCGCGCTGCAGAGCGACCTGCAGCTCGTCGAACTCGCGCGCGACGGTGACCGGCCGGCGTTCGCCGAACTCTGGCGGCGGCACAGTGATGCCGGCCGGGCGTTCGCGCGCGGATTCTCGTCGTACGATGCCGACGACCTCGTCGTCGAGAGCTTCGCCCGCATTCTCGAAGCTGTGAGAAGGGGCGGCGGCCCCACCAGCGGGTTTCGCCCGTATCTGCTCACGACCATCCGTAACGTCGCTCGCAGCTGGGCCCGCAGCGACAACACATACACCAGCCCCGACCTCGATGAGCTGGCTGACCCGGCGAGCGAAGACGACGCGACGTTGAAGGCGCTGAACGCCGGTCTCACCGCGCGGGCCTTCGAGTCGTTGCCGAGCCGCTGGCAGGAGGCGCTCTGGTACAGCGAGGTCGAGAACCTCAAGCCGCGCGAGATGGCGTCGATCTTCGGAATGACGGCCAACTCGGTGTCGGCGCTCCTGGTTCGGGCTCGGGAGGGCCTGCGCCAGGCCTGGATTCAGACCCACCTCGCTGCCCCGCTGAACGACGAATGCAAGAACGCGATCGAACAGTTCGGCGCGTACACCCGAGACATGCTGCCTGCAGGCAAGCGGGCGCTCGTCGACGAGCACGTGAGCGGATGCCCGTCGTGCACGATTGTGCTCGAAGAAGCGAATCAGGTCGGCTCCCGGCTCGCTCTGGTGCTGCTTCCGCTGGTTGTCGGCGTCGGCGGGGCCGGCGGGTACCTCGCCTGGATTCAGGCTGGGCATCCCGCGGCGGCGGTCGCGCTCGCGTGGCCGGGTGCGGTAGCGGGCGCGGGCGGCGGTGTGGGTGCTGGCGGCGCAAGCGGCGGGTCAGTGGGCGCGGGCGTGGGCAATTCCGGTGCGGTGGGTTCCGGCGCCACGCCCAGCCTTGGCGCCGTTGCGGGCGGCAACGTGACGTCCTCGGGCGGCAGCGGTGCCGCGAGCGGGGGTACCGGCGGATTTGCCGGAGCACCCGCCACAGTTCCCGCCACAGTCGTTCCCTCGGCAGCCATCACTCCGGCCGCATTCGGCGGACGAGTGGCGCGTCGTGTCGCGAGCCGTGTCGCGAGCCGTGCCGCGCGAACTCCGCGCCCGACGATTCTCGTGGCGGCCTCGGTGGTGGCGCTGACGGCGCTCGTCGCGACCTCCGCGATCGCGCTCAGCCAGTCGACGCCCGCGACGCAGGCTGCCGCAGCCGACAGTATCTCGCAGAACTCCGCTCTCGATGCCCCCGCGCTTGCGGTTCCGGATGCCCGCTTCGGGGCCCCGGGCACAACACCGTCTCCCGCCGCCGGCCCCATCGCGACGTCGCCGTCCGACGCCCCGGCTGCCGCACTGACGGGCACCGATTCGCCTGCGGGTGTGGACGCTGCCGGCCCCTCGAGCGGCACTGCTTCGAGCGGGACAACCTCGAGCGGGACAGCCTCTGGCACCGGGTCGACCGCGCTGTCGGGCTCCGGGTCCAGCACATCAACGGGCGGTTCTTCACAGTCCGGCTCCGGGGCCGATTCGGGCACCACACCCCCCATCGCGTCTCCAACCCCGTCCGCGTCAGTTCCCCCTGCCACGCCAACGCCCACTCCCTCCCCGTCGCAGTCTCCGCTCGAGCCGATCCTGCCGACGCCGACGCCGACTCCTACACCTTCCGCCACCCCTTCACCCACGCCGACGGCTACCTCCACCCCGACACCTACGGCTACCTCCACCCCGACACCTACGCCGTCGCCGTCGACTACTCCTACCCCCACGCCGACTCCGACTCCGACCTCCACCCCGACGCCTACTCCGACCCCCACTCCGACTCCGACTCCGACCCCCACCCCGACGCCTACTCCGACGCCTACTCCGACCCCCACTCCGACTCCGACTCCGACCCCCACGCCGACTCCGACCCCGACCCCGGCGCCGGTCGCCGTGCCCACGTACAGCATCGACGCGGACCCCACGGGCGAACTCTTTCCGCTGCTCTCGGGGTCAGACGCGGCGCCTGGCGCCACGATAAGCATCCTCGACGCGGCGGGCACCACGGTCGCCACCGCCGTCGCCGACAGCTCGGGAGCCTGGAACGTCTCGGACTTCGACGGTCTCGCGGTGGGGCAGTCGAGCATCCGGATTCTGCAGAGCGTCGACGGAGTCAGCTCGCAACCGAGCCCGGCATCGACCTTCGTGCTCACCACGCCGCCCACCCTCGACAATCCCACGGCGGGCTGCACCGTCGACGGCACCCGATTCACCATCGCGCTGACCGGCCAACCCGGCGCGACCGTTCAGCGCATCTTCAACGGAGCCGTGCGCTCCGACCCGATGCCCCTCGACTCGTCGGGCGCGTACAGTTCGCTTTTCACCGCCCCGGCCGGCCCGGCTACGCTCGGGATGCGCTATTGGGATCCCTCGACCGATCGCCACGGCCCCACCCGCGTCACGTCGTTCACGGTCGGCTGA